The following are encoded together in the Hemicordylus capensis ecotype Gifberg chromosome 4, rHemCap1.1.pri, whole genome shotgun sequence genome:
- the RGS21 gene encoding regulator of G-protein signaling 21, which yields MPVKCCFHRPAPKETMAWMESVDTLLANKDGLAAFRSFLKSEFSEENIEFWLACEDFKKTKSAAKIALKAQKIYSEFIQADAPKEINIDFSTRDHITQNISEPTLQCFDDAQRLIYCLMTKDSFPRFLKSEAYKELVNRQQNGNQKRWLLFL from the exons ATGTTGTTTCCACAGACCAGCCCCTAAAGAAACTATGGCGTGGATGGAGTCTGTGGACACGCTCTTGGCAAATAAAG ATGGCCTGGCTGCTTTTAGGAGTTTCCTGAAGTCAGAATTCAGTGAAGAAAACATTGAATTCTGGCTAGCCTGTGAGGACTTCAAGAAAACCAAGTCAGCGGCTAAAATTGCTTTAAAAGCCCAAAAGATTTATTCAGAGTTTATCCAGGCAGATGCCCCAAAGGAG ATAAACATCGACTTCAGTACCAGAGACCACATCACCCAGAATATTTCTGAACCAACTCTCCAGTGTTTTGATGATGCTCAGAGATTAATCTACTGTCTCATGACTAAAGACTCTTTCCCACGGTTTCTAAAGTCAGAAGCTTATAAGGAACTGGTAAATAGGCAACAGAATGGAAATCAGAAAAGATGGCTTCTATTTCTGTAA